A single window of Paraburkholderia youngii DNA harbors:
- a CDS encoding acyl carrier protein has translation MKEILRRIICESVHLRGSPDTLNDETDLYAAGLESIATVHLMLAIEETFEVAIPDEMLGRQLFSSINSMADAISRLQKQKVTS, from the coding sequence ATGAAAGAAATTCTGCGTCGCATTATTTGCGAATCGGTTCACCTGCGCGGATCACCTGACACGCTTAACGATGAAACCGACTTGTACGCCGCCGGACTCGAATCCATAGCGACCGTCCATCTGATGCTGGCTATCGAGGAAACCTTTGAAGTCGCGATTCCGGATGAGATGCTCGGCCGACAGTTGTTCTCGAGTATCAATTCGATGGCCGACGCGATCTCACGACTCCAAAAACAAAAGGTGACGTCATGA
- a CDS encoding FkbM family methyltransferase, whose product MDRISGHTFFKRFLQRDSTVIDLGANSGTFCRLMSQKCECICYEVERNPDRFARLDGMARVKPSNLAIADRAGTMSFFVAANREASSFVRTSESNHEIQVAAVRLDVFTQQ is encoded by the coding sequence ATGGATCGTATCAGCGGGCATACCTTTTTCAAGCGGTTTTTGCAGCGAGATAGTACTGTTATCGATCTAGGCGCGAACAGCGGTACGTTTTGCCGGCTGATGTCGCAGAAATGCGAATGCATCTGTTACGAGGTCGAGCGGAATCCCGACCGTTTTGCGCGGCTCGACGGCATGGCGCGCGTGAAGCCCTCCAATCTCGCGATTGCCGATCGTGCAGGGACGATGAGCTTCTTCGTGGCGGCGAATCGGGAGGCATCGTCGTTCGTTCGTACCAGCGAGAGCAATCACGAGATCCAGGTGGCCGCTGTGCGGCTCGACGTGTTCACGCAGCAGTAG
- a CDS encoding amino acid--[acyl-carrier-protein] ligase encodes MSVRVTSSLPNYAHGDAPISDAQRPLRDRLIAAGLLVDTGENGLYGHNHIYEGIVERLTWLISCMAADQHPEVLRFPPAVPRKDFEDSEYLNNFPHLAGTIHAFCGDERDHRRLLRALDDVVSDPGDERSDAWLAQQKPTRAVLTPAACYPVYPVIARRGPLPENGLTIDVLSYCFRHEPSLDPTRMQMFRMREYVRIGSPEDVQAFRATWIERGHALTEMLRLPAELDVANDPFFGRGGKIVADSQRAQQLKFELLIPVTDRHRKTACLSFNYHMDHFGRIWKLRCANGAVAHSACIAFGMERLALALLHHHGCHVEAWPDDVRELLWGNSRERIAAELECWRQPADAPENDVNNDEKQ; translated from the coding sequence ATGAGCGTACGTGTCACATCTTCCCTCCCTAACTATGCACACGGTGATGCCCCCATATCCGATGCGCAGCGGCCGTTGCGCGACCGGTTGATCGCAGCCGGCCTGCTCGTCGACACCGGCGAAAACGGCCTGTATGGGCACAACCATATCTACGAAGGCATCGTTGAACGCCTGACCTGGCTGATATCGTGCATGGCTGCGGACCAGCATCCGGAAGTTCTGCGCTTCCCCCCGGCGGTGCCACGCAAGGACTTCGAGGACAGCGAATACCTGAACAACTTTCCGCACCTCGCCGGCACGATTCACGCGTTCTGCGGCGACGAGCGCGACCACCGGCGCCTGCTGCGGGCGCTCGACGACGTGGTATCCGATCCCGGCGACGAGCGAAGCGACGCGTGGCTGGCCCAGCAAAAGCCAACGCGCGCTGTGCTCACACCCGCTGCGTGCTATCCGGTCTACCCGGTCATCGCGCGACGCGGCCCGCTACCAGAAAATGGGCTCACAATTGACGTGCTGTCGTACTGCTTCCGTCACGAGCCTTCCCTGGATCCGACGCGCATGCAAATGTTCAGAATGCGCGAGTACGTGCGGATTGGCTCGCCAGAAGATGTTCAGGCTTTTCGTGCGACATGGATCGAACGCGGCCATGCACTTACAGAAATGTTACGCCTGCCCGCTGAACTCGACGTCGCGAACGACCCATTTTTCGGCCGCGGCGGCAAGATCGTCGCGGACAGTCAGCGCGCGCAGCAGTTGAAATTCGAACTGCTGATCCCGGTAACGGATCGGCACCGCAAAACCGCCTGCCTATCGTTCAACTATCACATGGACCACTTCGGTCGGATATGGAAACTGCGTTGCGCGAATGGCGCCGTCGCGCACTCGGCCTGCATCGCATTCGGAATGGAGCGGCTCGCGCTTGCGCTGCTGCATCATCACGGGTGCCACGTCGAAGCATGGCCCGACGACGTGCGTGAACTACTTTGGGGCAATAGTCGCGAGCGCATTGCCGCTGAACTAGAATGCTGGCGACAGCCTGCTGACGCACCCGAAAATGATGTCAATAACGACGAAAAACAATAA
- a CDS encoding serine aminopeptidase domain-containing protein, producing the protein MQAVVFGDCAGWLHPAPGQHGVVLCNAFGYDELCTHRAWLQLAERLAVQQMPTLRFDYPGTGNSLHVEEDPDRVDAWIGSIADALAYLRTVSGVQRVSLCGFRLGAMLAALAAERLSGIDGLVLLAPVLSGKKYLRELHAHHHRWLSARAHMSMCKAPESMRTVGAFGFGLHGDDIDRIGGIDLRNDTTAPARRVLLLEANDRNSGNALGARYEAYGAAVERAPFDELDHFLVEARFSKLPARAFATVSAWLAGDADGNGNIDASPASLRTLNHSASRAIPVAPTLAGPNFMEQPVSVGACFGVYCRPRDALENAPTVLFPNTAANHNIGDGRCFVLFARRLAAIGIASLRMDLAGLGDSAPEECTITAESLHSQEACADVIAGANWLLEQGYTAVVTFGICSGAFVGLHACAAHPQIVGAFGVNLQQFVWQDEERVRNSSAIASNRTLRRAALSTDKWKRVWSDKASLAGMVRGLVARATRRFERRVADLMDATIGWSFSPNKARRLLELLHEKHAEVRLLYGEFDHGIDELKLQFGANLRGLRRFPHVRVAMLPIVDHSLFMRAAREAAMSDAQRWLLERFCSLPDTSSDTPYPPHVKTPPTPTVEP; encoded by the coding sequence ATGCAAGCTGTCGTCTTCGGTGACTGTGCTGGGTGGCTGCATCCCGCACCAGGACAGCACGGTGTCGTGTTGTGCAATGCTTTCGGCTACGACGAACTATGCACGCATCGTGCATGGTTGCAATTGGCCGAACGACTGGCTGTGCAGCAAATGCCCACGCTGCGTTTCGATTATCCTGGAACCGGCAATTCGCTACATGTTGAGGAGGATCCGGACCGCGTCGACGCATGGATCGGCAGCATCGCCGATGCGCTAGCATACCTGCGCACTGTATCCGGCGTACAACGCGTCTCGCTATGCGGGTTCAGGCTCGGTGCGATGCTCGCCGCGCTTGCCGCTGAGCGGTTGTCGGGCATTGATGGACTCGTGCTGCTCGCCCCGGTGCTGTCCGGGAAAAAATATCTGCGTGAACTGCATGCGCATCATCACCGCTGGCTCAGCGCGCGCGCCCATATGAGCATGTGCAAGGCGCCAGAGAGCATGCGCACGGTCGGCGCGTTCGGCTTCGGGCTTCATGGCGACGACATCGACAGGATCGGGGGGATCGATCTGCGCAACGACACGACAGCACCCGCGCGACGCGTGCTCTTGCTCGAGGCGAACGACCGCAACAGCGGGAACGCATTGGGCGCGCGATATGAAGCATATGGTGCCGCCGTCGAGCGTGCGCCGTTCGATGAACTTGATCACTTTCTCGTCGAGGCACGCTTCAGCAAGCTTCCGGCTCGTGCGTTCGCGACAGTATCGGCATGGCTCGCAGGCGACGCCGACGGAAATGGCAATATCGACGCTTCGCCCGCTTCTCTGCGCACACTGAATCACTCCGCATCACGCGCCATACCGGTCGCTCCCACATTGGCCGGACCCAATTTCATGGAGCAGCCGGTTTCTGTCGGCGCATGCTTCGGCGTGTACTGCCGCCCGCGCGACGCACTCGAGAATGCCCCTACGGTGCTGTTCCCAAACACGGCCGCAAACCACAACATCGGCGACGGCCGCTGCTTCGTGCTATTCGCCCGCCGTCTCGCCGCGATAGGCATCGCGTCGCTGCGAATGGATCTGGCCGGTCTCGGCGACAGCGCCCCCGAAGAATGCACTATTACAGCCGAGTCGCTCCATTCGCAAGAGGCATGCGCCGATGTGATCGCCGGCGCGAACTGGCTGCTCGAACAGGGCTACACGGCAGTCGTTACATTCGGTATCTGTAGCGGTGCTTTCGTTGGTCTGCATGCGTGCGCGGCACACCCGCAAATCGTCGGCGCGTTCGGCGTGAATCTTCAGCAGTTCGTGTGGCAAGACGAGGAGCGGGTGCGAAACAGCAGCGCTATCGCGTCGAACCGGACGCTGCGGCGAGCCGCGCTTAGCACAGACAAATGGAAGCGCGTATGGAGCGACAAGGCGTCGCTCGCTGGCATGGTACGTGGACTCGTGGCGCGGGCGACACGCCGTTTCGAGCGTCGCGTCGCCGATTTGATGGACGCCACCATCGGTTGGTCGTTCTCTCCGAACAAGGCTCGCCGACTCCTCGAACTTCTCCACGAAAAACATGCCGAAGTGCGGTTGTTATACGGTGAGTTCGATCACGGTATCGACGAATTAAAGCTGCAGTTCGGCGCGAATCTACGTGGCCTGAGGCGATTTCCGCACGTACGGGTCGCGATGTTGCCAATAGTCGATCACTCGCTGTTTATGCGCGCCGCGCGCGAGGCGGCCATGAGCGATGCGCAGCGGTGGTTGCTGGAACGGTTCTGCAGCCTGCCAGATACCTCATCGGACACGCCCTACCCGCCGCACGTGAAGACGCCACCCACGCCGACTGTCGAGCCGTAG
- a CDS encoding acyl-CoA dehydrogenase family protein — protein MNAQLAHEAALRVARVAAKHAYSVDRDARFPAEAIDALRKEHLLPALVPASFGGAGLTLTDVASFCEVIAQGCASTAMIYAMHLTQAACVISHCCGRPWQLAFVERMAREQLLLGSATSEATTSGSLRASMCAVQHDGQRFRIEKDAPTISYGAYADAILITARRADDAPPSDQVLIVALRTQIALEPQGNWDALGMRGTCSSGFRLVANVDDAQILIPPFSDIANRTMQPVSHALWAAVWTGIAADALRRANAYCRAQSRGLPDGMLLARGRLVRATEQLQMMKARLSTALAAAQTVHAAEYGKCATELPLTVQLRFMADMNSLKTSISSAALKVAHEAMMICGISGYRNGGRYSIGRHLRDLYSAPLMINNDRIDQNTASLLLAQRPSLLIEEA, from the coding sequence ATGAACGCACAGCTTGCGCACGAGGCGGCACTGCGGGTCGCTCGGGTAGCCGCCAAGCATGCGTACTCAGTCGATCGCGATGCGCGCTTCCCGGCCGAAGCTATCGACGCACTGCGAAAAGAGCATCTCCTGCCCGCATTGGTTCCGGCCAGTTTCGGCGGCGCCGGTCTAACGCTGACCGACGTCGCGTCGTTCTGCGAAGTCATCGCGCAAGGCTGCGCGTCCACTGCGATGATCTACGCAATGCATTTGACCCAGGCGGCGTGCGTGATCTCCCATTGCTGCGGCCGGCCTTGGCAGCTCGCTTTCGTCGAGCGGATGGCCCGTGAGCAGTTGCTGCTCGGATCTGCGACCTCCGAGGCAACTACCAGCGGAAGTCTGCGCGCCAGCATGTGCGCAGTACAGCATGACGGCCAGCGGTTCCGCATCGAGAAAGACGCGCCCACTATCTCGTATGGCGCTTACGCTGACGCCATTCTCATTACTGCGCGCCGTGCGGATGACGCGCCGCCCTCCGATCAGGTGCTAATTGTGGCGTTGCGCACCCAGATCGCACTAGAACCGCAAGGCAACTGGGACGCGCTTGGTATGCGAGGTACCTGTAGCTCGGGATTTCGTCTCGTCGCGAACGTGGATGATGCGCAGATTCTGATCCCACCGTTCAGCGACATCGCCAACCGTACAATGCAACCGGTGTCGCATGCGCTGTGGGCAGCCGTATGGACCGGCATCGCGGCGGATGCGCTGCGGCGCGCAAACGCGTACTGTCGCGCTCAATCGCGCGGGTTGCCGGATGGCATGTTGCTTGCCAGAGGGCGGCTTGTTCGTGCGACCGAGCAGTTGCAGATGATGAAAGCACGCTTGAGTACGGCACTTGCCGCAGCGCAGACTGTGCATGCGGCCGAGTACGGCAAATGCGCAACAGAATTGCCGCTGACCGTTCAACTCCGCTTCATGGCGGATATGAATAGCCTGAAAACCAGCATCTCGTCGGCCGCACTGAAGGTCGCGCACGAGGCGATGATGATCTGCGGGATCAGCGGGTACCGGAATGGCGGCCGCTATAGCATCGGCCGGCATCTGCGCGACCTTTACTCTGCCCCCCTAATGATTAACAACGACCGGATTGACCAGAACACGGCCAGTCTGCTACTTGCGCAGCGCCCGTCACTATTAATAGAAGAGGCATGA
- a CDS encoding glycosyltransferase, whose product MRDRVGDRCIWQVNSTAFGGGVAEMLPHHICLLRELGFDVRWLIFKPNKEQFFEFTKGVHNSLHNTAVASLDDLLPHYLDVSRQGAAELEAIIGPNDLLVIHDPQPLCAASQFLDSHPHPAIWRCHIGYPERTPTVDRIWALLGEYLGPFQRIVLSDSEYVFDTPQPIDIIQPSISPFSAKNRNYEGPADQKLENSVSFNGRKSGPTPSLQEILGWRYFLHVSRWDSLKGIDRIITAFIRFVRAASDEKNTIRLVIAAPDPLNVADDPEGRTYFEKCLALRDQLPTEVQQHLYLACISMKDNDANAEIVGRLQQNAHGIFQLSREEGFGLTTTEALFRGRPVVVSSAFGLKRQVVNGLNGIVLEEPDIEAKAAEVMRRLATNYSDYEGMARRARENCLHFGTQISQIPKWYDSIRSALSSFEEHTGPQRANATEA is encoded by the coding sequence ATGCGCGACAGGGTCGGTGATCGTTGCATCTGGCAAGTCAATTCCACTGCGTTTGGCGGTGGCGTCGCCGAAATGCTTCCACACCATATATGCCTCCTCCGGGAACTTGGTTTCGATGTTCGCTGGCTCATCTTTAAACCGAACAAGGAGCAGTTTTTCGAGTTCACCAAAGGCGTTCACAATTCTCTTCATAATACCGCAGTAGCCAGTCTCGATGACCTGTTGCCGCACTATCTCGATGTTTCGAGACAGGGTGCAGCGGAACTGGAAGCAATCATCGGACCTAATGACCTACTGGTCATCCATGACCCACAGCCACTTTGTGCTGCTTCGCAATTCCTGGATTCTCATCCGCACCCAGCCATCTGGCGATGCCACATCGGCTATCCAGAACGCACCCCGACGGTCGACAGGATATGGGCACTTCTCGGCGAATACCTCGGCCCATTCCAGCGTATTGTCCTGAGCGACAGCGAATACGTCTTCGATACACCTCAACCGATTGATATCATCCAGCCATCGATCAGTCCGTTCTCCGCCAAGAATCGCAACTATGAAGGGCCGGCAGACCAGAAGCTGGAAAATTCAGTTTCGTTTAATGGCCGCAAATCGGGACCTACGCCATCGCTTCAGGAAATCCTCGGTTGGCGGTATTTTCTGCACGTTTCCAGATGGGATAGCCTCAAAGGCATCGACCGGATCATCACCGCTTTTATCCGTTTTGTGCGTGCGGCATCCGACGAGAAAAATACGATACGCCTCGTGATAGCAGCACCCGACCCTCTGAATGTCGCTGACGATCCGGAAGGACGGACGTATTTCGAGAAGTGCCTGGCACTACGTGACCAGTTGCCAACGGAAGTACAGCAACATTTGTATCTGGCCTGCATCTCGATGAAGGACAACGACGCAAATGCAGAGATTGTCGGCCGACTTCAACAGAATGCTCATGGCATATTTCAATTGTCTCGCGAAGAGGGTTTCGGGCTGACGACGACGGAGGCTCTGTTCCGGGGTAGACCCGTCGTAGTGTCGTCCGCTTTTGGTCTGAAAAGGCAAGTCGTAAATGGGCTGAATGGAATTGTCCTAGAGGAACCGGACATCGAGGCCAAAGCCGCAGAGGTGATGCGTCGGCTTGCGACCAACTATAGTGATTACGAGGGGATGGCGAGAAGAGCGCGCGAGAACTGCCTGCACTTCGGCACGCAAATCTCGCAAATTCCAAAGTGGTATGACTCGATTCGTTCGGCCCTATCTAGTTTTGAAGAGCACACGGGGCCTCAGCGCGCAAATGCAACTGAGGCGTGA
- a CDS encoding glycosyl hydrolase family 28 protein: MKIKHKASLFIAAIFLSAGSAGAQSLATGDSRSVGEPTYPGVCQTLYANFSSSQRSSPPTTDDTSRLQDALNQCAGTGQSVVLAPSGSNDAFYTGSLTINGAGLAISAGATLLGNNYASNANLLQFSGANASLMGPGTVDGRGDIISGTPRLVQASKISNFIVYNVTLAQAAHPNLYVEGGNGFTAWGVSIRTPATRKNADGIDIDSLTNASVINSDIEAGDDGIAIKTNSGNISNVTVANTRLHGTHGLSVGGIDKNTVSNILFQNNYVYGNDLNGTPSTDANGINVKTGPCALTVSQVSYVNTCMIDVKHLIVMDTNYNTCTAGGSPSLSNIVVNGAYATQSLSGAYTKIDGRNSSYPVNAWLANVSLDATAQAATSMRMSACITRTSRRPEPA, encoded by the coding sequence ATGAAAATAAAACACAAAGCCAGCCTATTCATCGCCGCTATCTTCCTGAGCGCGGGTTCCGCCGGCGCGCAATCGCTGGCGACCGGCGATAGCCGGTCGGTCGGCGAACCGACCTATCCTGGCGTCTGCCAGACGCTGTATGCGAATTTCTCCAGCTCGCAACGCTCGTCGCCTCCGACTACCGACGACACGAGCCGCCTTCAGGATGCACTGAATCAGTGTGCGGGAACCGGCCAAAGCGTGGTGCTTGCGCCATCGGGTTCCAATGATGCGTTCTACACGGGCAGCCTGACGATCAATGGAGCGGGCCTCGCGATCAGCGCGGGCGCGACGCTGCTCGGCAACAACTACGCGAGCAATGCCAACTTGCTGCAATTCTCGGGCGCCAATGCGTCGCTGATGGGACCGGGAACCGTCGACGGGCGCGGCGACATCATCTCCGGGACGCCGAGGCTGGTGCAGGCCAGCAAGATTTCGAACTTCATCGTCTACAACGTCACGCTGGCGCAGGCCGCGCATCCGAATCTGTACGTGGAAGGCGGCAACGGTTTCACCGCTTGGGGCGTGTCCATCCGTACGCCCGCGACGCGCAAGAACGCCGACGGCATCGATATCGATAGCCTCACCAACGCATCGGTGATCAACTCCGACATCGAGGCCGGCGACGACGGCATCGCGATCAAGACCAACTCCGGCAACATCTCGAACGTCACTGTTGCCAATACCCGGCTGCATGGCACGCACGGACTTTCGGTGGGCGGTATCGACAAGAACACCGTGTCGAACATCCTGTTCCAGAACAACTACGTGTACGGGAACGATCTGAACGGCACGCCGTCGACCGACGCCAACGGCATCAACGTGAAGACCGGCCCGTGCGCGCTGACGGTGAGCCAGGTGAGCTACGTCAATACCTGCATGATCGACGTGAAGCACCTGATCGTCATGGACACCAACTACAACACCTGCACGGCAGGCGGCAGCCCGTCGCTGTCGAACATCGTCGTGAACGGCGCGTATGCGACCCAATCGCTGTCGGGCGCCTACACGAAGATCGACGGGCGCAATTCGAGCTACCCGGTCAACGCCTGGCTGGCCAACGTCAGCCTGGATGCGACCGCGCAAGCGGCGACCAGTATGCGAATGTCGGCTTGTATAACTCGAACGTCACGCCGTCCGGAACCGGCGTGA
- a CDS encoding PDDEXK nuclease domain-containing protein translates to MAEDQPTIGLLLCKEKNRLVAEYSVRGIAKPMGVAEYKFMREVPESLETGLRSFDQI, encoded by the coding sequence GTGGCGGAAGATCAGCCGACCATTGGCCTGCTGTTGTGCAAGGAGAAAAACCGGCTTGTGGCGGAATACTCGGTTCGCGGCATCGCCAAACCGATGGGCGTGGCCGAGTACAAGTTCATGCGCGAGGTGCCGGAGTCGCTAGAGACTGGCCTGCGGAGCTTCGACCAGATTTAG
- a CDS encoding HAD-IA family hydrolase, giving the protein MQSPTFSIVSIPTHIAMNEIDLNDYDHVAFDLDGVLVDSAAVVENALRRWAGEERLSPECVLRMSAARRDIELVASISPGLSPEREAARIADYEVQVMDLLRPIAGAAEFYSSLTAGRRSVVTSSSRVSALARLKVAGISCPRIMIAAEDVRQGKPNPEPYQVLLRTLQIAPERCLVFEDSRAGIEAATTAGCDCVGVGPNASGHPDIRGWIEDFREMTFLI; this is encoded by the coding sequence TTGCAATCACCAACTTTTTCTATTGTTTCGATTCCTACTCATATTGCCATGAACGAAATCGATCTCAACGATTACGATCACGTTGCCTTCGACCTGGACGGTGTCCTTGTGGATTCAGCGGCTGTAGTTGAAAACGCTCTCCGTCGATGGGCAGGGGAGGAACGGCTCTCTCCGGAGTGTGTGTTGCGGATGTCTGCCGCGCGCCGGGATATAGAACTAGTTGCGTCAATCTCTCCCGGCCTCTCGCCGGAACGAGAAGCGGCCCGCATCGCAGACTATGAGGTCCAGGTGATGGATCTGCTCCGACCAATCGCAGGCGCCGCCGAGTTCTATAGCTCGCTCACCGCTGGGAGGCGATCTGTCGTCACCTCTTCGTCACGGGTCTCGGCTCTTGCCCGCCTCAAGGTGGCCGGAATCTCCTGCCCAAGAATCATGATTGCCGCTGAGGACGTGAGGCAGGGAAAGCCGAATCCGGAACCCTATCAAGTGCTGTTGCGGACGTTGCAGATTGCCCCGGAACGGTGCTTGGTTTTTGAGGACTCCAGAGCCGGAATTGAAGCGGCAACCACTGCTGGTTGCGACTGCGTAGGCGTCGGACCTAATGCCAGCGGCCACCCCGACATCAGGGGCTGGATTGAGGATTTTCGCGAGATGACCTTTCTAATCTGA
- a CDS encoding IS110 family transposase: protein MNIATVGLDLAKSVMQVHAVNSQGEIVVRKQLRRANVLRYFATLEPCVIGMEACASSHYRGRELTKLGHTVRLIAPQFVRPYVKSNKTDAADAEAICEAITRPNMRFVPLKTQAQQTVLSLHRARAGRVKSRIALANQIRGLLGEFGIVLPQGIQLLGQRAMAALSTRDDGHSEPFRALIQMLVEHLRELGSKVAELEGRIRAIRRTDAPGRLLETIPGIGPLTASALAASIGNAGSFRSGRELAAWLGLVPRQHSSGGTPRLLGISKRGDTALRTLLIHGAGAVIRMAASKPEMADSWVLKLFRRRHKNIAAGARGKECTAWAILIRNQPFQADHVPTRSSVTD, encoded by the coding sequence ATGAATATAGCGACTGTTGGACTGGATCTGGCCAAGAGCGTGATGCAGGTTCACGCAGTGAATTCGCAAGGCGAAATCGTTGTGCGCAAACAGCTCAGACGCGCGAATGTACTTCGGTATTTTGCTACGCTCGAACCGTGTGTAATCGGCATGGAAGCGTGCGCCTCGTCGCACTACCGGGGCCGTGAGCTCACCAAGCTCGGACACACCGTTCGACTGATCGCCCCGCAGTTCGTCCGGCCTTACGTAAAGAGCAACAAGACCGACGCGGCCGACGCCGAAGCAATCTGCGAGGCGATAACGCGACCGAACATGCGCTTTGTACCGCTCAAGACGCAGGCGCAACAGACAGTGCTGTCGCTGCATCGCGCACGCGCCGGCCGGGTCAAATCACGCATAGCACTTGCCAACCAAATCCGCGGGCTTCTTGGCGAATTCGGCATCGTGCTGCCACAGGGTATCCAACTGCTTGGCCAACGGGCCATGGCCGCTCTTTCCACTCGTGACGATGGGCATTCTGAGCCGTTCCGGGCGTTAATCCAGATGCTCGTCGAGCACTTGCGCGAACTTGGCAGCAAGGTGGCTGAGCTCGAAGGTCGTATCCGCGCGATCCGTCGCACGGATGCGCCCGGTCGGCTTCTCGAAACAATACCCGGGATCGGGCCACTTACCGCGTCGGCCCTTGCAGCCTCGATCGGCAACGCCGGATCTTTTCGCAGCGGCCGCGAACTTGCTGCATGGCTGGGTTTGGTGCCGCGTCAGCATTCTTCGGGCGGCACGCCGCGTCTGCTGGGCATCAGCAAGCGCGGCGATACGGCATTACGAACACTTCTGATTCACGGCGCCGGCGCGGTTATTCGTATGGCAGCGAGCAAACCCGAAATGGCCGATTCCTGGGTGTTGAAACTGTTTCGTCGCCGGCACAAAAATATCGCTGCTGGCGCTCGCGGCAAAGAATGCACGGCGTGGGCCATACTGATACGAAATCAGCCCTTTCAGGCGGACCATGTGCCTACGCGATCCAGCGTGACGGATTGA